In the genome of Aequorivita sp. H23M31, the window ACAAGGATTCTTTTCCGACGTTGCTTGCGTTCCGCTGATAAAAGTCCGACGCAAGGATTGGAAATCTTTCTTTTTTTATCCGCCACTTTTTAAGTCCGCTGAACGGATTTCAGTTTCGATAAAAATTGTTAACCCAACCTTTCCCTCATTAAACTCTCCCACAACGTTTGGTATAATTCACTCAGACAGATGTAGGATTCACTTGTATTTGTCCTCCAATTGCTTTTAATACTTTCATAATTGTAGCAAATTGAGGTTTTGCTCCATCAGATAATGCTTTATATAAACTCGGACGGCTTAATCCAGTTTCCTCCGCTATTTTTGTCATTCCGATGGCTTTAGCAACGTGTCCTATTGCATTAATAATATCTGAGTTATCACCATCTTCCAGAACAGTGTTGAGATATTCTGCAATCATTTCTTTACTGTCTAGATAATCCGCTATTTCAAATTTTGAAGTTCCCATTTTTTATTTGTTTAATTTTTTCCAAATGTTCTTTGCTTGTGCAATGTCCTTTTGCTGGGTCGATTTATCTCCTCCTATCAAAAGAACAATAATTTTTCCATCTTTTTCTTTGAAGTAAACACGGTAACCCTTAGCTAAATTTATTCGCATTTCCTGTATTCCATCGCCCACGGGTTTGCAATCGCCAAAATGCTCGTCAGTTTCCAATTTCTGAATTCTGAAAATTATTTTAGCCTTAGCCCTAAAGTCTTTTAACTTTTTTAGCCATTTATCAAATTCAGATGTTTTCTCAATGAAGAACATAATTTTTGTATCTACTTGGATACAAATCTAAGGAAATTATTCTAATAAATTCAGATTGGGATATGTTTGGAGTTTAATCAGTTTTAATGCACCACAACGGATCGTATAACCGCAGTTACGGGATTTAATTAATGTTTTTCGAATAAGTACCGACGGTAGCAATTATGCGTGGATTCGGACGTAGTCGAATCCGCCGTAATTGCGGTTATACATCTTAAGTTTGATCTTTAATAAATCAGTTAACTTTCAGTATAAATCAGAAAGAACAAAAGAGCGGAGTAAGGTTACTTTATACAGTGAAGCTTTAGACTTCGACAACATTGATAATCCCCGCTCTTTTACTACTTAAATCACGTTCAGTTCCCTGCCTGCCGGCAGGCAGGTGTGAGGCCTAGACCTCGTTTTCAAGTTGTTGTGACCCAAGTAGCTGGTTCTTTCATAAACTATTTTCTATGAATGAATATAAGGAAACTTTTGGAGTTGACATCAGCAAGCCTGCCTGCAGCAGGCAGGGATGTCTTTGATTTGCACGGCAGTACCAGTGGCCACGATCAGTTTAAGAATAACGAAAAAGGATTTGCCGCTTTTTTAAAGATCCTTCCCGAAGATTCGATCGTGGTGATGGAGGCCACGGGCTATTATCATTACAGACTCGCACAGTTTCTTTACAAAAACAACGTAGTTGTATCGGTCGTTAATCCGTTATCGGTAAAACGTTTCATACAAATGAAGTTGGCCAAAGTAAAGACGGACAAGAGCGATGCAAAGGCAATCTGCGAGTATGCCCTGGCCAACGAAGTTCCGCTCTACAGTGCCTTGACCGATGTCCAGGCAGAGTGTTTGCAACTCTTCCGGTTAATGGACAGTTACCTTAAAAAACGCACGGCAACCAAGAACAAGCTGCACGGCGAAGAAACCCTGGGCATTCCCTCCAAGTTTGTGTACCGCTCCCTAAAACGGGACAGGAAACACTTGGACAAAGAGATTGCCGGTATCGAGGAACGTCTGCTCTCACTGGTCAAGATGGAACAACAACAACAGCTCACTCTTTTGACCACCGTTCCAGGGATAGGCACAAAGACAGCATTGTTTTTAATTGTAATAACCGATGGTTTTTCCAAGTTTGAGACTGCTGCGCAGCTCTGCAGTTATGTTGGCATTACACCTACGATCCGGGAGTCCGGAAGCAGTGTGCGTGGCCGTAGCAGGATCAGTAAGGACTTGCATCCGACGAGCGAATTTTGAGCGAGAGGAATGCATATAAGAAACTTCGCAACTTACTTTTTCTTTGCGCTTTCAATGCCTGTAAGTACAACAAGGCCTGCCGGGAGCTCTATGAACGGATTGTAAACAAGGGAAAGAGCAAGAAGCTGGCAC includes:
- a CDS encoding addiction module antidote protein, with translation MGTSKFEIADYLDSKEMIAEYLNTVLEDGDNSDIINAIGHVAKAIGMTKIAEETGLSRPSLYKALSDGAKPQFATIMKVLKAIGGQIQVNPTSV
- a CDS encoding type II toxin-antitoxin system RelE/ParE family toxin, whose translation is MFFIEKTSEFDKWLKKLKDFRAKAKIIFRIQKLETDEHFGDCKPVGDGIQEMRINLAKGYRVYFKEKDGKIIVLLIGGDKSTQQKDIAQAKNIWKKLNK